TGTGTAATAAATGAACCATCAATCATGTACCAAAACTCACGATCGTTCTGTTGTTTGATATCAATCACTTTATAAATAGTAGCTCCGCTCTCCCCTACCGTATAACTTCCAAACTCGGTGAAGATATTTGGAACAGGAACATCATTTTTATTACAAATCCACTGAATGTTTTCAATAATTTCATCAATCATAGATTGATAATCATAATTAAACACAACGGAGGTCTGTATAGGTAAACCGCCTCCAATATCAATGCTGTCTAATTCTGGACAAATCTTCTTCATCTCACAGTATTTAAACATAAAGCGAGTAAGCTCAGACCAATAATAGGCAGTGTCTTTGATACCAGAATTAATAAAAAAGTGAAGCATTTTAAGCTTAAAACGAGGGTCTGGCTTTATTTTTTCCAGATAAAGCTCGTCTACGTCTTTATATCGAATACCTAAACGTGAGGTATAAAAAGCAAAATTCGGTTCTTCATCTGTGGCTATTCTAATACCAATCTGTACCTCTTCCGCCTTATCAGCATGCTTTAGGTAATAATCTATCTCGTCTAAATTATCTAGTACCGGAATAAGGTTTTTATAGCCGTCGTTTAGCATCTCTGAGATGTACTCTAGATACTGTGGTCTTTTATGACCGTTGCAAACGATGTAGTTGCTCTTTGAAATTTTCCCTTCTTTTTCTAATGCCTGAATGATGGGCATGTCAAAAGCTGAAGATGTTTCTAAATGAATATTATTCTTTAAAGCTTCTTCTAGAACAAATTTGAAATGACTGGATTTAGTACAATAACAGTAGGTATAAGAACCTGAATAATTATACTTCTTCATTGCATTTTTGAAAATGAGTCTCGCATTTTCAATATGCTCGGAAATCTTAGGCAAATAAGTAAGTTTAAGTGGCGTTCCGTACTTCTCAATGATGTCCATTAATGGAACATTATTAAAAAGTAGATTATTATCAATATCAACTCCAAACTCTCTAGTTGGAAATTCAAAAGTTTGCTGAATTAAATCAATGTATCTTTTCATTCTTAAGCTAAAAGACCTAACGGTAAAGTAAAATTTTAATTCCAGAATGGGCTGGACCCACAAAAACCTTGTGCAAATGTGATATAAAATTTACAAATTGCAATTTAATTTCAAGGCAAAATCATAATTTGTTAATAACAGAGCCAAACTTCTTTCAATGTCAAAAACGATAAAAAACATCCACTTTATAGCCGTCGGCGGAGCTATCATGCACAACCTGGCATTAGCTTTACTTCAAAAAGGATATCGCGTAACTGGCTCAGATGATGAAATTTACGACCCTGCCAAATCAAGATTAGAGAAAGCTGGTATTCTTCCGAAAAAAATAGGCTGGAATACCGACAACATCACAGAAGACTTGGATGCCGTGATTTTAGGTATGCATGCCAGAAAGGACAACCCTGAGCTAAAAAAAGCCGAAGAACTAGGTTTAAAGGTGTATTCGTTCCCTGAGTATGTTTTTGAGCAAACCAAAAATAAACAACGCATAGCCATAGCTGGTAGTCATGGAAAAACTTCCATTACCAGTATCATTTTGCATGTGTTAAAGTATTATAACAGAAATTTCGATTACCTGGTTGGAGCACAAATTGAGGGTTTTGACCTTATGGTAAAACTAACCGATGATGCTCCCGTAATTATACTAGAAGCTGACGAATACTTATCATCTGCTTTAGAGATGAAATCAAAGTTTCTTTTCTACCACCCTCATATTACCTTAATATCTGGCATAGCTTGGGACCATTTTAATGTTTTCCCAAAATTTGAAGACTACGTCAAAGCTTTTGAACAATTAGCTGATGGCATGCCGAAAGCAAGCACATTACTTTGGGATGAAACAGATGATATTGCAAACATTATTGGCAAACAAGTTAGAGATGAAGTAAACCAAATTCCCTACAAAGCTCATCCTTATGAGGTTAAAGACGGTAAGATTTCTTTAAAAACTAAAAACGGCCCTGTTCCTCTAAAAATATTTGGAGAACATAACATGAAAAACCTTCAAGGGGCTAAAGAAATTTTAGAGAAAATAGCCATTACTGAGGATATGTTTTATAAGGCTATTCAGAGTTTTAGCGGTGCCGCCAAAAGGTTAGAAAAACTAGGAGAAAGTAAGAATACAGTTATTTACAGAGACTTTGCTCACGCACCTTCTAAAGTTGGAGCTACCACAAATGCGGGAAAAGAGCTTTATCCTGATAGAAAACTGGTAGCCTGTTACGAGCTACACACCTATAGTAGTTTGAGCAAAGACTTTTTACCACATTACGCTGAAAAGCTAAATGCTGCCGACGACGCCGTAGTATTTTACAGCCCACATACGGTAGAAATGAAAAAGATGCCTCCTATTTCGCCTGAAGAAATTAAAGCGGCCTTTGGCAGAGAAGACTTGAAAATATTCACAACAGCGGAGGAGTTACAGGATTACCTAACAAGCATCAACTGGTACAAAGCCAATTTACTATTGATGTCGTCTGGTACTTTTGGAGGTACTGACTTGCCTAAGCTTAGCGAAACTATTCTTAAGTTACCTGTAAAAAAAGAAGCTAGAAGTACCCAAAAGAAGAAATCTTGGAAAGGGATTTTTAAGAAGAAGAGTTAGGTAAACCATAGTCAGAATGAAACCAAACATTCTTGCCATTTCTGGTAGTTTAATAGAAAACTCCAGCAATAATAGGCTTATAGGCTTCATCAAAGAGACTTTTAAAAATGAGGCAGACATAAGTTTGCCTGAAAGCTTAGATAGTTTGCCTCATTTCAACCCCACTATTGACAAGGGAAATACCCCAAAAACAGTCTTTCACTTCAGGCAACAAATCACCAATGCTGACGCTATATTAATAGTAACCCCCGAATACGTTTTCAGTATGCCAGCAGTCCTTAAAAATGCATTGGAATGGTGTGTTTCTACAGAAGTATTCACTGATAAACCAGTTGGAATTATTGTGGGAGCGGCTTCAGGAGAAAAAGCTATGGAACAGTTAGTGCTAGTTTTAGGCACTATTCAGTGCAAACTAAGCTCAGAAACGCAGTTGGTAATTTCTGGAATAAAGGGAAAGATGAATCCTTCTATGAGTGGTGCTTTGCAAAAGGATTTAGATACTTTAATGAATTCTTTTTTACATCAAATAGAACACGGATAAACAAGCCTGCCTGCCGGAAGACAAGCCCGCCAGCCGACAGGCTGGGATTGGGCACAGATTTTAATTCTTCCGTGCCCAATTATTTATTACTAATTTTAGCTAGGATAAACCCACTCTCCTCTATAATCACGGGTAAGAAGCTTATTGGCTTCTGCATCTCCCGTTACCATATCTTTTTCGTGGTCCCAGATGATACTTCTTCCCAAATCATTTGACAGCATTCCTAAAAGCGACATATTGGTAGCTTGACGCCCATGTTCTATATCGGCATGAGGTAGCTCTCCAGTTTTAATAGAGTTTAAGAAATCAGCCCACACTAATTTGATATTTTGACCGTCTGGCAAATCTAGCTGTGGATCTTCATGAATCGTTGTGGCATTTTTACCATGCGGATAGAAGGTCCAGCCGCCATGCCAGCCCATGTGAAAAGTACCTTCAGTTCCATGGAAATAAGCACCCACATTTTCGCCTTGCTGTACAGGTCGGGTATTATTGATGCTGTGTTCCCAGAAACAAATAAAGTCTTCAAATTCGTAGGTTACCAATTGATTTTCAGGAACCGTCTGAATATTATCATGAATTTTCTTGGTACTGGTAGAGAATATTTTCTTTGGAGCCTTCTCTTCCGTCCACCAAAGAATTTGGTCAAACCAATGCGGTGCCCAGTCTCCTAAAGTACCATTGGCAAATTCTCTTTGACGTCGCCATGCTCGTGGATGAATACCTGAATGATAATCTATCAATTTGGCTGGACCACAGTACATATCCCAGTCCATATCTGCCGGTTTAGGTTCACTTGGCTTTTGCTTACCTCCGTTACCAGAATAATTCACAAAAGCACGTACTTCCTGAATTCTACCCACTTTACCAGATTTCAAGAATTCCATTCCGCTTACGTTATGTGGCGAATATCTTCTGTGAAAATCTACAATACATATTCTATTATTGGCTCTGGCAGCTTTTTGAATAGCTGTTCCTTCTTTGAGCGTATGAGCTATTGGTTTTTCTAAGAAAACATGACAGCCATTATTTAAAGCATGAATCGCTATTAAAGCATGCCAATGGTCTGGCGTGGCATTAATAACCAAGTCAGGTTTGGCGTTTTTTATGCAATCTCTAAAGTCTTTAAATTTCTTTGGCTTATCTGTACACCAAGTATTTAGCTCCTTTGCACAGGTGTCAATTTGAGCCTCATGCACATCACACAAAGCTACCACTTCCACTACCCCACTGGCTACGGCTTCTCTTAAAATATTAGTCCCCCACCAACCACAGCCAATTAGTGCCACACGGTACTTTGATGCATTAGCATAGGTAATAAATGGTCTTGAAAGTATTCCTGCGGAGGCCAATGCAGAAGTTTTAAGAAATGTTTTACGGTTCATATGGTTGAGTTTTATCCTTAAAAGTAAGCTTATTTAGAATAAATTGAATCATTAAATAGACCAAAACAACAATTGAAACATCCTTAATATATTCCAGATAATACGGCTTTTGAACGAACTTTTCTTGACAGATAATCATTTAATTTATAACCAAAATCACCTTCAATGCCATTCAATTTCGACAAACCAACGAACAGAAAAAACTCTGGAAGTATAAAATGGGATAAATTCCCTGATGACGTTTTACCCCTTTGGATAGCCGATATGGACTTTGAAAGTCCTGTAGAAATCACAGAGGCTCTTCAGAAGATAGTGGACCATAAAATATATGGTTACGCAATGGGTTCGGATGACCTTTACGAAGTCATTATAGAGCGGTTAGCTACGAGACATAACTGGAAAGTAGAAAAAGACTGGATAGTATTATTGCCTGGCTTGGTACCTGGCTTGCATGCTTCTGCACGTATTTTCAATGATACTGCCGCAGAGATCATGACCTCCACACCCGTTTACTTGCATTTAAGTTTGGCTGGAAAAACCATTGGTTTAAAAACTGCGGAAGTTCCTTTTGTTTGGCAAAACGAACGATGGGAGATGGATTTTCAAGAAATGGAAAAACAGGTCAATGCCAATACTAAAATGTATATGCTTTGCAATCCTCATAATCCTAACGGAAGAGTATTTGACAAAGCAGAATTGACTGCCTTAACAGCCTTTTGCGAAAAGCATGAGTTAATTTTAGTTTCTGATGAAATCCATTGCGATTTGATTTTAGATTCCGAAGCCAAGCATATTTCTGCAGCTTCTTTAGATAGCCGTACGGAGCAAAATAGTATTACACTCTTGGCTCCTAGCAAAACATTCAACATTGCTGGTTTAGGTGGCTCTATGGCCATTATACCAAATCCTGAAATACGTAAGAAATTCCAAGATGTAGGCTTCGGTATCATGCCTCACAACAATTATTTCATGGCTCAAACCATGCTGGCAGCCTATAAACATGGCGAACCTTGGAGAAAAGAACTTGTGGCTTACTTGAAGTCAAACCATGATTATTTATTGGAGGAAATCAACAAAATTCCTTCATTAACCATGGCTCCTTTAGAGGCCACATACCTAGCTTGGATAAAATGCGATAGAAAAGATATACCAAATCTGGAGGATTATCTAATCAATTACGGACTTGGTGTTTCTGGTGGACATCAGTTCAAAGGAAAAGGCTATTTTAGATTAAACTTTGGAACACAGCGAGCAAATTTAGAACTGGCAGTGGAGCGTTTGAAGGAGGCCTTTGGGTAGATATTAGTTTTTTCGATATTAGATATTAGTACTTATCAGTCGATATCCGATATTGGTACTCGTTCTTCGACACTAGTCTGCTTATTGATATTTGTTCTTTTTTTACATCCTAAAAAGCTCTTAGCTAAATGCCCAAAGCTATTTGCCATTAATTACAAAAAATGAAATACTTAGAACTTTCGAATAAAGATAAAATGCCCGCTCTGGGTTTAGGAACTTGGAAAGCAGCTCCTGGAGATGTTTACAAGGCAGTCAGAACTGCTATTACCTTAGGTTATACGCATTTTGACTGTGCCCATGTTTATGGCAACGAAAAAGAAATCGGCGAAGCTTTCTCCGATGCTTTTAAAGCTGGTGAAGCCAAAAGAGAAGACCTTTGGATTACTTCTAAACTTTGGAATAATTCTCACAGAGCAGAGCAAATTGAACCTGCACTAAAGGTCACTTTAGAAAACCTGCAATTAGATTACCTAGACCTCTACCTTATTCACTGGCCGGTAGTTTTGAAAGACACTAGCATGTATCCTGAAACAAGTACAGATATGGTGAGTCTTAGTGTTACGCCATTAGAAGAAACATGGAAAGGCATGATAGCCATGAAAGAGAATGGCTTGGCAAAACATATTGGTGTGTCTAATTTTAGTCCGAGTAAAATGGATGACTTGATAGCTAAAACAGGCGTAACTCCTGAAGTAAATCAGGTAGAAATGCACCTTTTCTTACAGCAAAACGAGCTTAAAAGCTACTGTGATACAAAGAACATTATCATGACCGCTTATGCTCCACTGGGTTCTGCAGACAGACCAGCGGTAAGAAAAGCAGCCGACGAGCCTAAGCTTTTTGACAGCGAAGTAGTTAAGAGCATTGCAAAAGAAAAAGGCTGTTCAGCCGCACAAGTAATGTTAGCATGGGCTGTGGTGCGAGGTACCACGGTTATACCTAAATCTGTAAACGAATCTCGTTTGGCAGAAAATTTAGCTGCTGCGGATATAGAGCTTTCAGATGCTCAAATGAAAGCCTTAAACGATTTAAACAAAGACTTCCGATTTATCAAAGGAGACTTCTGGTGCATGGAAGGCTCTGATTATACGTTTGAAAATCTTTGGGGATAAAATCCTATTCATTGATAAAGTAAAAGCGGCAATTCTGATGAATTGCCGCTTTTCTAATTTTAAAATGATGCCAGGCTTAAGCCATGACCACATTATCAGAAAACGATTGGTATGCTCCTTCAAATTGTTTCGCCATTTCGTCTGGGAATAAATGGAAATCTCCAGCTTTTAGCGAGCTCACTATACCTTCTGAAACCACAGAAACATCTGAAGCTTCTGTAAAACCTGCTGCAGCTCCCATGTCTGTAGCGATAGGCCCTGGATGAACACTTAATACACTAACACCTTTCTCTCCTAACTTCACTCTCAAACCTTGCGTTAAAGAATAAGAAGCTGCTTTTGAAGCAGAATAAGTAGATAAATCAGGGAAGTTTTTAATAGACGCCACCGAATTTAACTGAACTAAAGCACCTTTATGACTTTCTAAAGTTGCTGCGAATGCATTAGCTACACGTAGCAAACCAAATACGTTTACGTCAAATTCTTGTGTCAAAGCCTCTTCTGCATTATCGCTAAGAGGAGAAGCTAACTTTGCTATTCCTGCATTATTCACCACAATGTCTACATCCTTTGCGGCTTCGGCCAATGCATTTATAGAAGCTTGATTGGTCAAATCTGCCTGAAGTGTTACCACTTTGTCGCCATATTTTTCTTCTAAAGCTTTTGTAGAATTAACGTCACGTACTGCCAAATACACTTTCTTGGCTCCGTGATTTAAAAATGACTCCGTAATAGCTTTCCCAATTCCACGATTTGCTCCTGTGATTAAGGCTACTTTATTTTCGATAGTAATACTCATAATTTGTTGTTATTAAAACTTACTAAGCGTTTGCTTAGATTTGATGTAAAAAAATATAAAAGAAGTTTAGGCGTACGCCAAAACTTGAGACTCTGTTTTCGCTATTGTCAATAAATCTTCAACAGCTACGTGGTCACCATAATGCTCAGCATAATGTGCCATTACAATTTCACCTTCTGGGTTTACTAAAAATTCAGCTGGTAATAAGGCCTTATCCGTATCTGGTTCTTCGTCTTTAAGTTTTGATTTCAGTTTCATGGCATCCACCATCAATTTTGGATGAAGAAGCAATTTAAACATCGAACTTTTAGACGACTTAGTAACACCGTATTGCTCAAAAATCACCTTCTGCTCATCAGACACTAAAGGAAAAGGTGTGGTGGCATGCTCTCCTACTTTCAGCATACTCTCGGCACTGGAAGGCCAAATACTGATAATATCAATATCATTTTCGCCAAACTCGTCATACCTGCTAATTAGCTCATTGGTTCTTAAAACACAAAACGGGCAAGCCGCAAAACGATGAAAAGATATCAAGGTCCACTTGTTTGCATGAAAAGGAGTCACCTTATGATTTCGAATATCTTTGGTGGCAAATACTGGAGCCTTATCTCCTACTTTCAATCTTAAATTATTATTCATAATACTATATTTTCATTACTAAGCAATCGCTTAGTTTTAGTTCAAAAAAAATGTCAAAGATTACTAAAAGTCGTTTCTATAAAATCTTCTAACTGCTCTTGAGAATAAACCCTAGAAGCTTGTGATAAACCCTGAAGCGAAATCATCAAATAGTTGGCTTGCCTTTCAATATCTTGTGCGTCTTTTCCTGTTTCCTGTGCCAAATTTTCTATGAAAAGGTCTTTTAAACTGTTTGAAAACTTCATCAACTCTCCTAAAATAGTAGGGTCCGATTTTTCACAAGTTTCACTCATGGTATTCGCTACCATACAGCCTTTTTTTAAATCACTGTCTTTAGAAAACCCCTGAAAATCATAAAAGTATTCTTTGATGCCAACAATGCCATTTCGGGAAGCTTTTAGTTTGTCTGTAATACAGCTCAACTTCTTCTTATAACACTTCACACTCTCTAAAAAGACACCTTGCTTATTGCCAAAGCTAGAATAAATAGAAAACTGGTTAATGCCCATTTCCTTTTCTAGCATACGTACAGAAGTAGCCTCATAGCCGTTTTTCCAGAAAACAGCCATCGCCTTTTCTATCACCTCTTCTTCACAATATGCCTTTTGTCTTCCCATTACTCTGCAAAGCTAAGCAAGTGCTTTGAAATAAAAAAGTTTTAAAAGTGTTTTGTTTAGAAGTGAAATATTACTTTTCATTATTGATTTTTATAATTCAAAAAAAATCTATCTCTAAAAAATAGCCCCTTAGAGCATCTAAAGGCAAATAACACTTAAAAAAAACGTTATGAATTCATGACTCATGATAATAAAAACAGAGCATTAGCTTATGATACCCAAGCTCGTTATTTCCTAGAATCAGCGGCATTAGTAAGTCAACATATTGCTTCAAAAGGTAAAAACCCTTCAGCCAATTACAAAAACTTCGAAACAGTTATAATTGGCACCAACCATTCTTTTGCTGCGGAGATCCTATTAAAAGGAATAATTTTCTTTCATAATGGCTCACATCCAAAAAAACATGAGATAGAAGAACTTTTAAATCATCAATCATGTGAGCAATTAAAAGCTAGAATAATTGAGGCATTCCAACCTGAAGTTCATACTTCTTATACAAAAAAACAACTCGAACATCACCTAAGAAAATATATTCTTAAGCTTGATGAAAATAATAGATTCGATAAAAAAGAAATAGAAAAAATAGAAAGTATTACAGAACATTTTGTTTTTGGAACTTTTGAATATTTTTTAAAACTACATAGTAATCATTTTATCAAAATGCGTTACGCATGTGAATGTTTCCCTCCACCTTTAGATATGAATTTCACATCTTTCTTAAATAACCAACTAAGAAATGAATTAGAGGTAAATTTACTTGAATTATAAAAATAGGAGCATTCGCTCTCAAAAATCAACTAGCTTTAAAGAAACAATCTATAGCTAATGCCCAAAACATTGAAATTCACACAAGCAACTTTAAACCTTTGCCTATTCATCTGTTTATTATCAAAGTCTATTTCAGGCTTTGCCCAGCAGGTTAAAAATGTACCAGACGCTTTTGCTCATATAAGCGTTACCCCTAAAGTATTTGTCTTAAGCAATGACATTGACGTCCCTACCAAGAATGGACACTTTCAAGGAGTACAAGTGATTAATTCAAGTGGACGTGAGAAACTTTTAATATCTGGTAGTTCTTCTTCTTTAGCTTTTGTTTTGCAAGCCGACTTAAGCACACAAAAGACAGAAAAGCTTATCGCTCTCATGGACGAGCCATTTAGACATGCTGGCGGCATTCAAGTAAGTGGCGACTATTTAGCTGTAGGAATTGAAGATAATATTATTAAAACCCGCTCGAAGGTTCGTCTTTACAACTACCACAACGATAATCTTGCAAAGGCTCTTCCTAATTTAAATATTGATAGAGAGGGTGAAGCAGAACAGCAAACCTCAGGAGCAGTAGCCTTACTGCCACTAAACAGCCATTATCTTATGGTAGTAAGTAATTGGGATAGCCGTATTTGGGACTTTTACGCTGTTAATCCAGAAAAGCAAGAACAAGAAATATTACATTCCTTCACCGCCCCAGATAATTGGGCAGGCTATCAGTCTATCAATCTTCTTAGAGACGAAAACGCCATTTACGCAATTGGATTTTACAGCAAAGAACACATTAGCTACGCCGACTTAATACTTATCAGCGATAGAGAAACTTATGACCCTATAATGAAGAAAATAGCCAGCAAAGCTTTTAATACTACGAATGGCGTTGATTTTGGTTCTGCAGCTGGTGTACAAGTGGACAAAGAAGGAAACCTACACATTTGGGGTACCCAAAATAAAGCGTCCAAGGGAATTGCTGTTAATAAATTTTAAATTAGCTAACAGAAACTCGTCCCATATTAATTAACTTAATTATGCCTAATACAACTCCTGCTCATGACGAAAAAATAGCCGTTTTGACATTCGCGTCTGTTTACCCACATTACGTTACTAAAGTGGTAAAGAAAGGCAGAACCCTAACAGAGCTGCACGAGGTAATTGAATGGCTCACTGGTTTTAATGAGCAAAAACTAGAAGAACTGATTGAAGAAAAGATAAGTTTTAAAACATTCTTTGAAAGAGCAAAACTTAACCCAAATGCTCCACTGATTAAAGGGATGATATGTGGTTACAGGATAGAAGATATTGAGACACCCTTAACCCAACAAGTCAGATATTTAGACAAACTGGTAGATGAATTAGCAAAAGGAAGAAAGATGGATAAGATTCTTCGCACATCGTAAATCTTATAGTTATCGTAAAAAAGTTATGTTTGGTCGCCGAAAATGGCTCACAAAATCCCTATACTTGTATATCTTAAACAATGAATTTTGACGCTACGAAAACGAACTTATGATATTTTGGAAATTAAGTTCCAGCGAAAGCGTGGGTTGAGCTTTATTGTAAACATTGCCCTTTCGGTTCTTATATTCCTTAATACCGTGGCCATTATCCTAAATACTGTCCCTAGTATTGGTAATCAATTTCGTCGATTCTTCTTAGATTTCGAGTTATTCTCTGTATCAATCTTTTCCATTGAGTATATATTGAGAGTTTGGTCTAGTGTAGAAAAAGCCGAATACAGACATCCATTTTGGGGAAGAATTAAGTTTATTTTTTCTCCTTGGGGAATCATTGACTTTCTAGCCATTTTCCCATTCTACTTTTCATTTTTCAGGACAGACCTAGGCTTTGTTAAGATACTCCGCCTCCTTCGAATCTTTAGACTTTTTAGGGTGAGCAGATACTTTCATGCCTTACGTGTTATTCAAAACGTATTAAGAGATAAAAAAGAGGAACTCTTATTGAGTGTTTCCTTTATCATTTTTCTCCTCTTGATTTCCTCAAGCTTGGCTTTTTACATAGAGCAAGAGGCCCAGCCTGAAGCCTTTTCTTCTATACCAGCGTCTCTTTGGTGGGGTGTAAATGCTATGACTACTGTAGGTTACGGCGATATGCATCCAATAACGCCATTGGGGAAAGTTCTAGGCGGCTTAATGGCCATTTTAGGCGTTTCCATTTTTGCTCTTCCTACAGGTATTTTGGCAAGTGGGTTTGCCGAACAAATTCGTGGTAAACGACGAAGCAATGAAAAAGTGCACTGCCCCATTTGCGAGCATGACTTCTATTTAGCAGAAAGCCATAAGCATAAATAATAGAAATCAATTGCTACAACTAACATTCTGCTATTGAACTATAATAAAGAGCTAAAAAAAGATTTATTTAAGAATTTCTTCCCCACTTAGTCTAATAATGCGAAACACAACCATAGGTCAATAATTTCAGTCGTTTAATTTAAGTTTTTAGCCCTAAGATGGTCTAAATATAAAGCGTAGCAATACTAATTTGACGTCCTAAATTCTAAATATAAGTTATATGCTTTTTCCTTCAATTCAACTTCTCCTATTTCTTCAAACGAATTACCTATTAACCAAAATGATAGTCTAATTACGGTCCCTAATTCTTTTAAAAATACATCCTCGCTTGTATTGGATTTAACAAAATATGACATCAAACCTAAGTGTTCAAATTTTGAAAAATAAGTCCAAGAATCGAAGGCTTCTGTAATTGTTACATTGTGATCTGCCTTCACCTTTAACATTTCCATAACCAGCACTCCAGTACTACGAATCGTCTTAATCTCTTCTTCCTCACAAATCCTATTTATTTGTTTTACAAGTTCATGTTCATTAAAAAAATCGATATCCGTTGGAGTCTTTTCTAATGAGCTTTTTGTCTTATTAATG
This sequence is a window from Arcticibacterium luteifluviistationis. Protein-coding genes within it:
- a CDS encoding arginine decarboxylase, which gives rise to MKRYIDLIQQTFEFPTREFGVDIDNNLLFNNVPLMDIIEKYGTPLKLTYLPKISEHIENARLIFKNAMKKYNYSGSYTYCYCTKSSHFKFVLEEALKNNIHLETSSAFDMPIIQALEKEGKISKSNYIVCNGHKRPQYLEYISEMLNDGYKNLIPVLDNLDEIDYYLKHADKAEEVQIGIRIATDEEPNFAFYTSRLGIRYKDVDELYLEKIKPDPRFKLKMLHFFINSGIKDTAYYWSELTRFMFKYCEMKKICPELDSIDIGGGLPIQTSVVFNYDYQSMIDEIIENIQWICNKNDVPVPNIFTEFGSYTVGESGATIYKVIDIKQQNDREFWYMIDGSFITQLPDSWGIGQKYIMLPVNNWDAPYTKVNLGGLTCDSADYYNTEAHSEDLYMPMFNEDNEEQYIGFFHTGAYQESLGGYGGIQHCLIPSTKHVLVNLDEEGNLTTELFAEEQDSESMMKILGYRTERSKPERLGEE
- a CDS encoding UDP-N-acetylmuramate--L-alanine ligase, which encodes MSKTIKNIHFIAVGGAIMHNLALALLQKGYRVTGSDDEIYDPAKSRLEKAGILPKKIGWNTDNITEDLDAVILGMHARKDNPELKKAEELGLKVYSFPEYVFEQTKNKQRIAIAGSHGKTSITSIILHVLKYYNRNFDYLVGAQIEGFDLMVKLTDDAPVIILEADEYLSSALEMKSKFLFYHPHITLISGIAWDHFNVFPKFEDYVKAFEQLADGMPKASTLLWDETDDIANIIGKQVRDEVNQIPYKAHPYEVKDGKISLKTKNGPVPLKIFGEHNMKNLQGAKEILEKIAITEDMFYKAIQSFSGAAKRLEKLGESKNTVIYRDFAHAPSKVGATTNAGKELYPDRKLVACYELHTYSSLSKDFLPHYAEKLNAADDAVVFYSPHTVEMKKMPPISPEEIKAAFGREDLKIFTTAEELQDYLTSINWYKANLLLMSSGTFGGTDLPKLSETILKLPVKKEARSTQKKKSWKGIFKKKS
- a CDS encoding NADPH-dependent FMN reductase; the protein is MKPNILAISGSLIENSSNNRLIGFIKETFKNEADISLPESLDSLPHFNPTIDKGNTPKTVFHFRQQITNADAILIVTPEYVFSMPAVLKNALEWCVSTEVFTDKPVGIIVGAASGEKAMEQLVLVLGTIQCKLSSETQLVISGIKGKMNPSMSGALQKDLDTLMNSFLHQIEHG
- a CDS encoding Gfo/Idh/MocA family protein, with the protein product MNRKTFLKTSALASAGILSRPFITYANASKYRVALIGCGWWGTNILREAVASGVVEVVALCDVHEAQIDTCAKELNTWCTDKPKKFKDFRDCIKNAKPDLVINATPDHWHALIAIHALNNGCHVFLEKPIAHTLKEGTAIQKAARANNRICIVDFHRRYSPHNVSGMEFLKSGKVGRIQEVRAFVNYSGNGGKQKPSEPKPADMDWDMYCGPAKLIDYHSGIHPRAWRRQREFANGTLGDWAPHWFDQILWWTEEKAPKKIFSTSTKKIHDNIQTVPENQLVTYEFEDFICFWEHSINNTRPVQQGENVGAYFHGTEGTFHMGWHGGWTFYPHGKNATTIHEDPQLDLPDGQNIKLVWADFLNSIKTGELPHADIEHGRQATNMSLLGMLSNDLGRSIIWDHEKDMVTGDAEANKLLTRDYRGEWVYPS
- a CDS encoding MalY/PatB family protein; translation: MPFNFDKPTNRKNSGSIKWDKFPDDVLPLWIADMDFESPVEITEALQKIVDHKIYGYAMGSDDLYEVIIERLATRHNWKVEKDWIVLLPGLVPGLHASARIFNDTAAEIMTSTPVYLHLSLAGKTIGLKTAEVPFVWQNERWEMDFQEMEKQVNANTKMYMLCNPHNPNGRVFDKAELTALTAFCEKHELILVSDEIHCDLILDSEAKHISAASLDSRTEQNSITLLAPSKTFNIAGLGGSMAIIPNPEIRKKFQDVGFGIMPHNNYFMAQTMLAAYKHGEPWRKELVAYLKSNHDYLLEEINKIPSLTMAPLEATYLAWIKCDRKDIPNLEDYLINYGLGVSGGHQFKGKGYFRLNFGTQRANLELAVERLKEAFG
- a CDS encoding aldo/keto reductase, with protein sequence MKYLELSNKDKMPALGLGTWKAAPGDVYKAVRTAITLGYTHFDCAHVYGNEKEIGEAFSDAFKAGEAKREDLWITSKLWNNSHRAEQIEPALKVTLENLQLDYLDLYLIHWPVVLKDTSMYPETSTDMVSLSVTPLEETWKGMIAMKENGLAKHIGVSNFSPSKMDDLIAKTGVTPEVNQVEMHLFLQQNELKSYCDTKNIIMTAYAPLGSADRPAVRKAADEPKLFDSEVVKSIAKEKGCSAAQVMLAWAVVRGTTVIPKSVNESRLAENLAAADIELSDAQMKALNDLNKDFRFIKGDFWCMEGSDYTFENLWG
- a CDS encoding SDR family oxidoreductase, with translation MSITIENKVALITGANRGIGKAITESFLNHGAKKVYLAVRDVNSTKALEEKYGDKVVTLQADLTNQASINALAEAAKDVDIVVNNAGIAKLASPLSDNAEEALTQEFDVNVFGLLRVANAFAATLESHKGALVQLNSVASIKNFPDLSTYSASKAASYSLTQGLRVKLGEKGVSVLSVHPGPIATDMGAAAGFTEASDVSVVSEGIVSSLKAGDFHLFPDEMAKQFEGAYQSFSDNVVMA
- a CDS encoding redoxin domain-containing protein produces the protein MNNNLRLKVGDKAPVFATKDIRNHKVTPFHANKWTLISFHRFAACPFCVLRTNELISRYDEFGENDIDIISIWPSSAESMLKVGEHATTPFPLVSDEQKVIFEQYGVTKSSKSSMFKLLLHPKLMVDAMKLKSKLKDEEPDTDKALLPAEFLVNPEGEIVMAHYAEHYGDHVAVEDLLTIAKTESQVLAYA